Proteins from a genomic interval of Sander vitreus isolate 19-12246 chromosome 6, sanVit1, whole genome shotgun sequence:
- the LOC144519585 gene encoding aryl hydrocarbon receptor nuclear translocator-like isoform X3, translating into MLFQTDMSSSNPELPDTNLGMGASGTQGSGSAVVPKGTNKRRPAPDFDDDDDEEGNKLFRCDDETGGSNDKERFARFLEEDQSCADKEKQARENHSEIERRRRNKMTAYITELSDMVPTCSALARKPDKLTILRMAVSHMKSLRGSGNTNSDGSYKPSFLTDQELKHLILEAADGFLFVVSCETGRIVYVSDSLTPVLNQAQSEWLGSSLYDQLHPDDTEKLREQLSTAENNNTGRMLDLKTGTVKKEGQQSSARMSMGARRSFICRMRCGSCPVEPLSMNRLNFLKNRNRNGLGTAKEGEPQYVVVHCTGYIKSWPPSGVSLTDDESENTRGNRYCLVAIGRLQVTCCPGDTDINSISVPVEFISRHNCQGMFTFVDHRCMAAVDYQPQELLGKNILELAHPEDQGLLRDSFQQVVKLKGQVLSVMFRFRSKSREWIWMRTSSFTFQNPFSEDIEYIICTNVNVNRNSTQDPLTPISSPGGLLPPSLGQSSPNCPPVMLSPGQVAARQLQQQQQAELEGSGARDGLYEAGPITLSQMSVQPVTAAVPDHSKSLEKPELYPSLFQGPDQTKGLPSTSIATTQIYPPANNFAAGRSNDAYRPVNMTPQMAQPAHSAGQMLAQMSRQNGVPQSVPPSSTGSPLHGGPAGGWPGAVAGVRPQFNNQVAPQAAKTMSPQFAPMGGFGGGSTNSFGQMPTGAAPTPTNNANYPPINARASLSTNGYDGSQSGAQFPSRAAEAVWPQWQGQQHSQSNAEQHPHAQGNQQDMFPDVLSMLDQPANFNGDDFEIPIYPSFGQ; encoded by the exons atgttattCCAAACGGACATGTCCTCTTCAAACCCAG AGTTACCAGACACAAATCTGGGTATGGGGGCAAGTGGGACCCAAGGAAGTGGTAGTGCTGTTGTACCAAAAGGGACCAACAAAAGAAGACCTGC GCCAGACTTtgacgacgatgatgatgaagaaggAAACAAGTTGTTCAG GTGTGACGATGAAACAGGAGGCAGTAATGACAAAGAGCGCTTTGCCAG GTTTTTGGAAGAAGATCAGAGTTGTGCAGATAAGGAAAAACAAGCCAG GGAGAACCACAGTGAGATTGAGAGGCGGAGGCGGAACAAGATGACTGCCTACATCACAGAATTGTCAGACATGGTGCCCACCTGCAGTGCACTAGCACGGAAACCAGACAAACTAACCATCCTGCGAATGGCCGTGTCCCATATGAAGTctctgagaggaagtggaaatacCAACTCAGATGGGTCGTACAAACCTTCCTTTCTCACTGACCAG GAACTGAAGCACCTCATCCTGGAAGCAGCTGATGGCTTCTTGTTCGTGGTGTCATGCGAGACTGGCCGCATTGTTTACGTCTCTGACTCCCTGACACCCGTCCTCAACCAGGCGCAGTCTGAATGGCTCGGCTCCTCCCTTTATGATCAGCTTCACCCAGATGACACAGAAAAGCTCAGAGAGCAGCTCTCTACTGCTGAGAATAACAACACGG GGAGGATGTTGGACTTGAAGACGGGAACAGTGAAAAAGGAAGGCCAGCAGTCGTCAGCCAGAATGAGTATGGGAGCCCGTCGATCATTCATTTGCAGAATGAG gtGTGGCTCTTGTCCCGTGGAACCGTTGTCCATGAACAGACTGAACTTCCTTAAGAATAGAAACAG GAATGGTTTGGGTACAGCCAAGGAAGGGGAGCCCCAGTATGTTGTGGTCCACTGTACAGGATACATCAAGTCCTGGCCCCCTTCAG GAGTATCTTTAACAGACGATGAATCAGAAAACACTCGGGGGAATCGCTACTGTCTGGTTGCAATTGGAAGATTACAG GTGACTTGTTGCCCAGGTGACACAGACATCAACAGTATCAGTGTTCCAGTGGAGTTCATCTCACGCCATAACTGCCAGGGCATGTTCACCTTCGTAGACCACCGCTGCATGGCCGCTGTCGACTACCAGCCCCAG GAATTATTGGGGAAAAATATTCTCGAGCTTGCACACCCTGAAGACCAGGGCTTACTGAGAGACAGCTTCCAACAG GTGGTGAAGCTGAAGGGGCAGGTTCTGTCAGTGATGTTTCGGTTCCGCTCCAAATCGAGAGAATGGATCTGGATGAGAACCAGCTCCTTCACCTTCCAAAACCCGTTTTCAGAGGACATTGAGTATATCATCTGTACCAATGTCAATGTCAA TAGAAACTCGACTCAGGACCCCCTCACTCCCATCTCCTCCCCAGGGGGTTTGCTGCCCCCCTCCCTGGGTCAGAGCAGCCCAAACTGCCCTCCTGTAATGCTCAGCCCTGGACAGGTTGCCGCCAG GcagttacagcagcagcagcaggccgaGCTAGAGGGAAGTGGAGCCAGAGATGGTCTGTATGAGGCAGGACCAATCACCCTCTCACAG ATGTCGGTGCAGCCAGTGACCGCGGCAGTGCCAGACCACAGCAAGAGCCTTGAGAAGCCAGAGCTCTATCCCTCTCTTTTCCAAGGCCCAGATCAGACCAAGGGCCTGCCCTCCACCTCCATTGCCACCACACAGATCTACCCTCCAGCCAATAACTTCGCTGCTGGTCGTTCCAATGATGCATACAG GCCAGTCAACATGACTCCACAGATGGCACAGCCAGCCCACTCAGCAGGGCAGATGCTTGCTCAGATGTCTCGTCAGAATGGAGTTCCCCAGTCAGTTCCCCCCTCTAGCACTGGCAGCCCCCTCCATGGAGGACCAGCAGGAGGATGGCCTGGAGCTGTAGCTGGAGTTAGACCACAGTTTAATAACCAG GTGGCTCCCCAGGCAGCAAAGACCATGTCTCCACAGTTTGCTCCCATGGGAGGATTTGGTGGTGGTTCTACCAACTCTTTTGGCCAGATGCCTACAGGCGCTGCTCCCACCCCAACCAACAATGCAAACTACCCGCCCATTAATGCACGTGCCAGCCTCAGCACCAATGGTTATG ATGGCTCTCAGTCTGGGGCACAGTTCCCCTCTCGAGCAGCGGAGGCAGTGTGGCCCCAGTGGCAAGGCCAGCAGCACTCGCAGAGTAATGCAGAGCAGCATCCTCATGCTCAGGGCAACCAGCAAGACATGTTTCCT GATGTGTTGTCTATGCTGGATCAGCCTGCCAACTTTAACGGCGATGACTTTGAGATTCCCATCTACCCTTCATTCGGCCAGTGA
- the LOC144519585 gene encoding aryl hydrocarbon receptor nuclear translocator-like isoform X2 produces MLFQTDMSSSNPELPDTNLGMGASGTQGSGSAVVPKGTNKRRPAPDFDDDDDEEGNKLFRCDDETGGSNDKERFARFLEEDQSCADKEKQARENHSEIERRRRNKMTAYITELSDMVPTCSALARKPDKLTILRMAVSHMKSLRGSGNTNSDGSYKPSFLTDQELKHLILEAADGFLFVVSCETGRIVYVSDSLTPVLNQAQSEWLGSSLYDQLHPDDTEKLREQLSTAENNNTGRMLDLKTGTVKKEGQQSSARMSMGARRSFICRMRCGSCPVEPLSMNRLNFLKNRNRNGLGTAKEGEPQYVVVHCTGYIKSWPPSGVSLTDDESENTRGNRYCLVAIGRLQVTCCPGDTDINSISVPVEFISRHNCQGMFTFVDHRCMAAVDYQPQELLGKNILELAHPEDQGLLRDSFQQVVKLKGQVLSVMFRFRSKSREWIWMRTSSFTFQNPFSEDIEYIICTNVNVKNSTQDPLTPISSPGGLLPPSLGQSSPNCPPVMLSPGQVAARQLQQQQQAELEGSGARDGLYEAGPITLSQMSVQPVTAAVPDHSKSLEKPELYPSLFQGPDQTKGLPSTSIATTQIYPPANNFAAGRSNDAYRPVNMTPQMAQPAHSAGQMLAQMSRQNGVPQSVPPSSTGSPLHGGPAGGWPGAVAGVRPQFNNQQVAPQAAKTMSPQFAPMGGFGGGSTNSFGQMPTGAAPTPTNNANYPPINARASLSTNGYDGSQSGAQFPSRAAEAVWPQWQGQQHSQSNAEQHPHAQGNQQDMFPDVLSMLDQPANFNGDDFEIPIYPSFGQ; encoded by the exons atgttattCCAAACGGACATGTCCTCTTCAAACCCAG AGTTACCAGACACAAATCTGGGTATGGGGGCAAGTGGGACCCAAGGAAGTGGTAGTGCTGTTGTACCAAAAGGGACCAACAAAAGAAGACCTGC GCCAGACTTtgacgacgatgatgatgaagaaggAAACAAGTTGTTCAG GTGTGACGATGAAACAGGAGGCAGTAATGACAAAGAGCGCTTTGCCAG GTTTTTGGAAGAAGATCAGAGTTGTGCAGATAAGGAAAAACAAGCCAG GGAGAACCACAGTGAGATTGAGAGGCGGAGGCGGAACAAGATGACTGCCTACATCACAGAATTGTCAGACATGGTGCCCACCTGCAGTGCACTAGCACGGAAACCAGACAAACTAACCATCCTGCGAATGGCCGTGTCCCATATGAAGTctctgagaggaagtggaaatacCAACTCAGATGGGTCGTACAAACCTTCCTTTCTCACTGACCAG GAACTGAAGCACCTCATCCTGGAAGCAGCTGATGGCTTCTTGTTCGTGGTGTCATGCGAGACTGGCCGCATTGTTTACGTCTCTGACTCCCTGACACCCGTCCTCAACCAGGCGCAGTCTGAATGGCTCGGCTCCTCCCTTTATGATCAGCTTCACCCAGATGACACAGAAAAGCTCAGAGAGCAGCTCTCTACTGCTGAGAATAACAACACGG GGAGGATGTTGGACTTGAAGACGGGAACAGTGAAAAAGGAAGGCCAGCAGTCGTCAGCCAGAATGAGTATGGGAGCCCGTCGATCATTCATTTGCAGAATGAG gtGTGGCTCTTGTCCCGTGGAACCGTTGTCCATGAACAGACTGAACTTCCTTAAGAATAGAAACAG GAATGGTTTGGGTACAGCCAAGGAAGGGGAGCCCCAGTATGTTGTGGTCCACTGTACAGGATACATCAAGTCCTGGCCCCCTTCAG GAGTATCTTTAACAGACGATGAATCAGAAAACACTCGGGGGAATCGCTACTGTCTGGTTGCAATTGGAAGATTACAG GTGACTTGTTGCCCAGGTGACACAGACATCAACAGTATCAGTGTTCCAGTGGAGTTCATCTCACGCCATAACTGCCAGGGCATGTTCACCTTCGTAGACCACCGCTGCATGGCCGCTGTCGACTACCAGCCCCAG GAATTATTGGGGAAAAATATTCTCGAGCTTGCACACCCTGAAGACCAGGGCTTACTGAGAGACAGCTTCCAACAG GTGGTGAAGCTGAAGGGGCAGGTTCTGTCAGTGATGTTTCGGTTCCGCTCCAAATCGAGAGAATGGATCTGGATGAGAACCAGCTCCTTCACCTTCCAAAACCCGTTTTCAGAGGACATTGAGTATATCATCTGTACCAATGTCAATGTCAA AAACTCGACTCAGGACCCCCTCACTCCCATCTCCTCCCCAGGGGGTTTGCTGCCCCCCTCCCTGGGTCAGAGCAGCCCAAACTGCCCTCCTGTAATGCTCAGCCCTGGACAGGTTGCCGCCAG GcagttacagcagcagcagcaggccgaGCTAGAGGGAAGTGGAGCCAGAGATGGTCTGTATGAGGCAGGACCAATCACCCTCTCACAG ATGTCGGTGCAGCCAGTGACCGCGGCAGTGCCAGACCACAGCAAGAGCCTTGAGAAGCCAGAGCTCTATCCCTCTCTTTTCCAAGGCCCAGATCAGACCAAGGGCCTGCCCTCCACCTCCATTGCCACCACACAGATCTACCCTCCAGCCAATAACTTCGCTGCTGGTCGTTCCAATGATGCATACAG GCCAGTCAACATGACTCCACAGATGGCACAGCCAGCCCACTCAGCAGGGCAGATGCTTGCTCAGATGTCTCGTCAGAATGGAGTTCCCCAGTCAGTTCCCCCCTCTAGCACTGGCAGCCCCCTCCATGGAGGACCAGCAGGAGGATGGCCTGGAGCTGTAGCTGGAGTTAGACCACAGTTTAATAACCAG CAGGTGGCTCCCCAGGCAGCAAAGACCATGTCTCCACAGTTTGCTCCCATGGGAGGATTTGGTGGTGGTTCTACCAACTCTTTTGGCCAGATGCCTACAGGCGCTGCTCCCACCCCAACCAACAATGCAAACTACCCGCCCATTAATGCACGTGCCAGCCTCAGCACCAATGGTTATG ATGGCTCTCAGTCTGGGGCACAGTTCCCCTCTCGAGCAGCGGAGGCAGTGTGGCCCCAGTGGCAAGGCCAGCAGCACTCGCAGAGTAATGCAGAGCAGCATCCTCATGCTCAGGGCAACCAGCAAGACATGTTTCCT GATGTGTTGTCTATGCTGGATCAGCCTGCCAACTTTAACGGCGATGACTTTGAGATTCCCATCTACCCTTCATTCGGCCAGTGA
- the LOC144519585 gene encoding aryl hydrocarbon receptor nuclear translocator-like isoform X6, with product MLFQTDMSSSNPELPDTNLGMGASGTQGSGSAVVPKGTNKRRPAPDFDDDDDEEGNKLFRCDDETGGSNDKERFARFLEEDQSCADKEKQARENHSEIERRRRNKMTAYITELSDMVPTCSALARKPDKLTILRMAVSHMKSLRGSGNTNSDGSYKPSFLTDQELKHLILEAADGFLFVVSCETGRIVYVSDSLTPVLNQAQSEWLGSSLYDQLHPDDTEKLREQLSTAENNNTGRMLDLKTGTVKKEGQQSSARMSMGARRSFICRMRCGSCPVEPLSMNRLNFLKNRNRNGLGTAKEGEPQYVVVHCTGYIKSWPPSGVSLTDDESENTRGNRYCLVAIGRLQVTCCPGDTDINSISVPVEFISRHNCQGMFTFVDHRCMAAVDYQPQELLGKNILELAHPEDQGLLRDSFQQVVKLKGQVLSVMFRFRSKSREWIWMRTSSFTFQNPFSEDIEYIICTNVNVKQLQQQQQAELEGSGARDGLYEAGPITLSQMSVQPVTAAVPDHSKSLEKPELYPSLFQGPDQTKGLPSTSIATTQIYPPANNFAAGRSNDAYRPVNMTPQMAQPAHSAGQMLAQMSRQNGVPQSVPPSSTGSPLHGGPAGGWPGAVAGVRPQFNNQQVAPQAAKTMSPQFAPMGGFGGGSTNSFGQMPTGAAPTPTNNANYPPINARASLSTNGYDGSQSGAQFPSRAAEAVWPQWQGQQHSQSNAEQHPHAQGNQQDMFPDVLSMLDQPANFNGDDFEIPIYPSFGQ from the exons atgttattCCAAACGGACATGTCCTCTTCAAACCCAG AGTTACCAGACACAAATCTGGGTATGGGGGCAAGTGGGACCCAAGGAAGTGGTAGTGCTGTTGTACCAAAAGGGACCAACAAAAGAAGACCTGC GCCAGACTTtgacgacgatgatgatgaagaaggAAACAAGTTGTTCAG GTGTGACGATGAAACAGGAGGCAGTAATGACAAAGAGCGCTTTGCCAG GTTTTTGGAAGAAGATCAGAGTTGTGCAGATAAGGAAAAACAAGCCAG GGAGAACCACAGTGAGATTGAGAGGCGGAGGCGGAACAAGATGACTGCCTACATCACAGAATTGTCAGACATGGTGCCCACCTGCAGTGCACTAGCACGGAAACCAGACAAACTAACCATCCTGCGAATGGCCGTGTCCCATATGAAGTctctgagaggaagtggaaatacCAACTCAGATGGGTCGTACAAACCTTCCTTTCTCACTGACCAG GAACTGAAGCACCTCATCCTGGAAGCAGCTGATGGCTTCTTGTTCGTGGTGTCATGCGAGACTGGCCGCATTGTTTACGTCTCTGACTCCCTGACACCCGTCCTCAACCAGGCGCAGTCTGAATGGCTCGGCTCCTCCCTTTATGATCAGCTTCACCCAGATGACACAGAAAAGCTCAGAGAGCAGCTCTCTACTGCTGAGAATAACAACACGG GGAGGATGTTGGACTTGAAGACGGGAACAGTGAAAAAGGAAGGCCAGCAGTCGTCAGCCAGAATGAGTATGGGAGCCCGTCGATCATTCATTTGCAGAATGAG gtGTGGCTCTTGTCCCGTGGAACCGTTGTCCATGAACAGACTGAACTTCCTTAAGAATAGAAACAG GAATGGTTTGGGTACAGCCAAGGAAGGGGAGCCCCAGTATGTTGTGGTCCACTGTACAGGATACATCAAGTCCTGGCCCCCTTCAG GAGTATCTTTAACAGACGATGAATCAGAAAACACTCGGGGGAATCGCTACTGTCTGGTTGCAATTGGAAGATTACAG GTGACTTGTTGCCCAGGTGACACAGACATCAACAGTATCAGTGTTCCAGTGGAGTTCATCTCACGCCATAACTGCCAGGGCATGTTCACCTTCGTAGACCACCGCTGCATGGCCGCTGTCGACTACCAGCCCCAG GAATTATTGGGGAAAAATATTCTCGAGCTTGCACACCCTGAAGACCAGGGCTTACTGAGAGACAGCTTCCAACAG GTGGTGAAGCTGAAGGGGCAGGTTCTGTCAGTGATGTTTCGGTTCCGCTCCAAATCGAGAGAATGGATCTGGATGAGAACCAGCTCCTTCACCTTCCAAAACCCGTTTTCAGAGGACATTGAGTATATCATCTGTACCAATGTCAATGTCAA GcagttacagcagcagcagcaggccgaGCTAGAGGGAAGTGGAGCCAGAGATGGTCTGTATGAGGCAGGACCAATCACCCTCTCACAG ATGTCGGTGCAGCCAGTGACCGCGGCAGTGCCAGACCACAGCAAGAGCCTTGAGAAGCCAGAGCTCTATCCCTCTCTTTTCCAAGGCCCAGATCAGACCAAGGGCCTGCCCTCCACCTCCATTGCCACCACACAGATCTACCCTCCAGCCAATAACTTCGCTGCTGGTCGTTCCAATGATGCATACAG GCCAGTCAACATGACTCCACAGATGGCACAGCCAGCCCACTCAGCAGGGCAGATGCTTGCTCAGATGTCTCGTCAGAATGGAGTTCCCCAGTCAGTTCCCCCCTCTAGCACTGGCAGCCCCCTCCATGGAGGACCAGCAGGAGGATGGCCTGGAGCTGTAGCTGGAGTTAGACCACAGTTTAATAACCAG CAGGTGGCTCCCCAGGCAGCAAAGACCATGTCTCCACAGTTTGCTCCCATGGGAGGATTTGGTGGTGGTTCTACCAACTCTTTTGGCCAGATGCCTACAGGCGCTGCTCCCACCCCAACCAACAATGCAAACTACCCGCCCATTAATGCACGTGCCAGCCTCAGCACCAATGGTTATG ATGGCTCTCAGTCTGGGGCACAGTTCCCCTCTCGAGCAGCGGAGGCAGTGTGGCCCCAGTGGCAAGGCCAGCAGCACTCGCAGAGTAATGCAGAGCAGCATCCTCATGCTCAGGGCAACCAGCAAGACATGTTTCCT GATGTGTTGTCTATGCTGGATCAGCCTGCCAACTTTAACGGCGATGACTTTGAGATTCCCATCTACCCTTCATTCGGCCAGTGA
- the LOC144519585 gene encoding aryl hydrocarbon receptor nuclear translocator-like isoform X4: MLFQTDMSSSNPELPDTNLGMGASGTQGSGSAVVPKGTNKRRPAPDFDDDDDEEGNKLFRCDDETGGSNDKERFARENHSEIERRRRNKMTAYITELSDMVPTCSALARKPDKLTILRMAVSHMKSLRGSGNTNSDGSYKPSFLTDQELKHLILEAADGFLFVVSCETGRIVYVSDSLTPVLNQAQSEWLGSSLYDQLHPDDTEKLREQLSTAENNNTGRMLDLKTGTVKKEGQQSSARMSMGARRSFICRMRCGSCPVEPLSMNRLNFLKNRNRNGLGTAKEGEPQYVVVHCTGYIKSWPPSGVSLTDDESENTRGNRYCLVAIGRLQVTCCPGDTDINSISVPVEFISRHNCQGMFTFVDHRCMAAVDYQPQELLGKNILELAHPEDQGLLRDSFQQVVKLKGQVLSVMFRFRSKSREWIWMRTSSFTFQNPFSEDIEYIICTNVNVNRNSTQDPLTPISSPGGLLPPSLGQSSPNCPPVMLSPGQVAARQLQQQQQAELEGSGARDGLYEAGPITLSQMSVQPVTAAVPDHSKSLEKPELYPSLFQGPDQTKGLPSTSIATTQIYPPANNFAAGRSNDAYRPVNMTPQMAQPAHSAGQMLAQMSRQNGVPQSVPPSSTGSPLHGGPAGGWPGAVAGVRPQFNNQQVAPQAAKTMSPQFAPMGGFGGGSTNSFGQMPTGAAPTPTNNANYPPINARASLSTNGYDGSQSGAQFPSRAAEAVWPQWQGQQHSQSNAEQHPHAQGNQQDMFPDVLSMLDQPANFNGDDFEIPIYPSFGQ; this comes from the exons atgttattCCAAACGGACATGTCCTCTTCAAACCCAG AGTTACCAGACACAAATCTGGGTATGGGGGCAAGTGGGACCCAAGGAAGTGGTAGTGCTGTTGTACCAAAAGGGACCAACAAAAGAAGACCTGC GCCAGACTTtgacgacgatgatgatgaagaaggAAACAAGTTGTTCAG GTGTGACGATGAAACAGGAGGCAGTAATGACAAAGAGCGCTTTGCCAG GGAGAACCACAGTGAGATTGAGAGGCGGAGGCGGAACAAGATGACTGCCTACATCACAGAATTGTCAGACATGGTGCCCACCTGCAGTGCACTAGCACGGAAACCAGACAAACTAACCATCCTGCGAATGGCCGTGTCCCATATGAAGTctctgagaggaagtggaaatacCAACTCAGATGGGTCGTACAAACCTTCCTTTCTCACTGACCAG GAACTGAAGCACCTCATCCTGGAAGCAGCTGATGGCTTCTTGTTCGTGGTGTCATGCGAGACTGGCCGCATTGTTTACGTCTCTGACTCCCTGACACCCGTCCTCAACCAGGCGCAGTCTGAATGGCTCGGCTCCTCCCTTTATGATCAGCTTCACCCAGATGACACAGAAAAGCTCAGAGAGCAGCTCTCTACTGCTGAGAATAACAACACGG GGAGGATGTTGGACTTGAAGACGGGAACAGTGAAAAAGGAAGGCCAGCAGTCGTCAGCCAGAATGAGTATGGGAGCCCGTCGATCATTCATTTGCAGAATGAG gtGTGGCTCTTGTCCCGTGGAACCGTTGTCCATGAACAGACTGAACTTCCTTAAGAATAGAAACAG GAATGGTTTGGGTACAGCCAAGGAAGGGGAGCCCCAGTATGTTGTGGTCCACTGTACAGGATACATCAAGTCCTGGCCCCCTTCAG GAGTATCTTTAACAGACGATGAATCAGAAAACACTCGGGGGAATCGCTACTGTCTGGTTGCAATTGGAAGATTACAG GTGACTTGTTGCCCAGGTGACACAGACATCAACAGTATCAGTGTTCCAGTGGAGTTCATCTCACGCCATAACTGCCAGGGCATGTTCACCTTCGTAGACCACCGCTGCATGGCCGCTGTCGACTACCAGCCCCAG GAATTATTGGGGAAAAATATTCTCGAGCTTGCACACCCTGAAGACCAGGGCTTACTGAGAGACAGCTTCCAACAG GTGGTGAAGCTGAAGGGGCAGGTTCTGTCAGTGATGTTTCGGTTCCGCTCCAAATCGAGAGAATGGATCTGGATGAGAACCAGCTCCTTCACCTTCCAAAACCCGTTTTCAGAGGACATTGAGTATATCATCTGTACCAATGTCAATGTCAA TAGAAACTCGACTCAGGACCCCCTCACTCCCATCTCCTCCCCAGGGGGTTTGCTGCCCCCCTCCCTGGGTCAGAGCAGCCCAAACTGCCCTCCTGTAATGCTCAGCCCTGGACAGGTTGCCGCCAG GcagttacagcagcagcagcaggccgaGCTAGAGGGAAGTGGAGCCAGAGATGGTCTGTATGAGGCAGGACCAATCACCCTCTCACAG ATGTCGGTGCAGCCAGTGACCGCGGCAGTGCCAGACCACAGCAAGAGCCTTGAGAAGCCAGAGCTCTATCCCTCTCTTTTCCAAGGCCCAGATCAGACCAAGGGCCTGCCCTCCACCTCCATTGCCACCACACAGATCTACCCTCCAGCCAATAACTTCGCTGCTGGTCGTTCCAATGATGCATACAG GCCAGTCAACATGACTCCACAGATGGCACAGCCAGCCCACTCAGCAGGGCAGATGCTTGCTCAGATGTCTCGTCAGAATGGAGTTCCCCAGTCAGTTCCCCCCTCTAGCACTGGCAGCCCCCTCCATGGAGGACCAGCAGGAGGATGGCCTGGAGCTGTAGCTGGAGTTAGACCACAGTTTAATAACCAG CAGGTGGCTCCCCAGGCAGCAAAGACCATGTCTCCACAGTTTGCTCCCATGGGAGGATTTGGTGGTGGTTCTACCAACTCTTTTGGCCAGATGCCTACAGGCGCTGCTCCCACCCCAACCAACAATGCAAACTACCCGCCCATTAATGCACGTGCCAGCCTCAGCACCAATGGTTATG ATGGCTCTCAGTCTGGGGCACAGTTCCCCTCTCGAGCAGCGGAGGCAGTGTGGCCCCAGTGGCAAGGCCAGCAGCACTCGCAGAGTAATGCAGAGCAGCATCCTCATGCTCAGGGCAACCAGCAAGACATGTTTCCT GATGTGTTGTCTATGCTGGATCAGCCTGCCAACTTTAACGGCGATGACTTTGAGATTCCCATCTACCCTTCATTCGGCCAGTGA